GTGTCACGAACAGGACTGAAAATGCATATTTGTCATCAGTTTGGTTACGTTACGACAAAGACATCTTCACTTGGACAATTCTAATATGCAAGTGTTTTGAGTTCTGTAATGCATTACGATTCTGTTGCCTCCTGCACAACAATTTCGTGCCATGAGCGAGTTGTCTAACTCTGACACGAATGTTTACGTGGCCTTACCTCTCATTATAAAGCCAAGCGAGGAACCCGGTGCTGTTCCAGTAATAGTCAGGAGCATCTCCATCCCCATCAGACCACAGCAAGTCAGGTTTGTACTTGCTGACTATCTCATACAGCTCAGGTAAGGTCTTTGCTTTGGGAAACGAAGATGTGTTGAAGTTCTTTTCTGCATCTGCTTTGAACAAAGGGTGAAACCACTCAAATAGAGAGTGGTAGAGACCCAGATGCAAATCACTGTTTGCACGCAAAGCAGTGGAGAGCTCATCCACCAGATCGCGTTTGGGTCCAACGTCCACTGCGTTCCAGTTCCACGAGTATTTCGAACCCCATAGGGTAAAACCTGAGGAATTGAAGTAGAGCAACATGCATTATATCTTACAACTTGTCCGTAATTTTAAGTTGggaggaaatgtgcttaattgacattaaaacaatttcacaatgcataatatataaataaataaaaataacttaatgGCTCAATTTTCTTCATACAAATAATAcactttttgtttgatttttgggGTGACCCGGACATGTTCTCAAGAGATTCACCATTACATCATTAGGCATTTCAGtgctttcaatttttttttaaataaaggttcCAAAAAGTGTGTTTCACAATGATGTCATAGAAGAACAATTACAAACCTTCCAGTCTAAAGAACATTTCCCACTACAAAGAACCTTTTGTGCAATGGGAAGGTTCCATGGATGTTTCTAGTTCTTCATGGAACCATGCATGCGGataaagaacctttatttttaacagTGCAAGCAGATCATTGCACAATCAGAAATGTCAACCAGCCAATTTCCTGTTTCCTGATCCACAAACAACTAAGAATGCATTCTGTGCAGTAATTCCAAACAAACCTTCATGGTGTTTGGTTGTGAGGACGATATATTTAGCCCCAGATGAGGCAAAAATATCGACCCAGTCCTCAGGATTGAAGAACTCGGCCCGGAACTGTGGAGCAAAGTCTGTGTAGGTGAAGCCAGGTGGATAGTTCTCTACCATGAACGCAACATATGACGGGAATTTCTTGCCCTGCCAGTACCACCTGTTGGAAAACAACActattatgtacaattattaaccTCAATTAAGTTATCAATCTCCAGTCAACATTTCCAAGGCATCAAAAAAAGAACAtgaagcctatatatatatattatatatatatatatatatatatatatatatatatatatatatatatatatatatatatatatatatatatatatatatatatatatatatatatatatatatatattattttatttttttgcattgcagcATCATTCTCATGACAATTAAGTACATTTactccaaattctcattactgtaataataataataataaaaaaacactcattCTCATAATAGTAATGCACAAATACAAACAATGTGTTTAAAATTGTCAAGTATTTACTGATGCTTGTTTTTAGTTATAGTTTTTGTAGTACAACATGCtttgatttctttcatttttgcattttcattcaaaatgtaatgtttatagtAATTATGTGGGAAAACattatttggggggggggggtgaaatTTGACCTGACAATGTTTCTATGAGTTTCATCCATAAACTTCCTGCTTTTGCGTCtcttacaaaaaaatgtataaataaaagtaCTGTACCAAGGTACATTGGTATAATGGTGCATTACCAAAAACAAGGTATTACAATTGCAAATGGTCAAAACACCTTAGAAGACCCTGGAACATTTTTAACTAGTGTCAGCCACATTGTGCAATTTGCTGATGATGCTCTTTTGCACTTACCAGAACCACTCGCTGCCATAGCTGGGAACAGAAAACACTCCCCAATGAATGAAGATGCCGAATTTGGCTTGGTCATACCATTCGGGTAGAGGTCTTGAATCAAGTGATTCCCAAGTTGGTTTATATTGACAACTGCAGGAgccaataaaaagtaaaaaaagagctACAACACTGCACTGATGCATTGTGCTGCTACTTCTGTCTCCTGACCAAGAGGTGCTTCAAATCACATGATATTGTTGTCTAAAAACGCATGTGATCGGTCATTAACACAGGAACCGATGATGCTTCCTCATTCTGAAACCGTTTACGGAAACAAATGCATGCGCAAATTTTCTACGGCGCAGTCTTGagatcatgaatattaattacgcATCGTGACGTATGCCTAGTCGGTCTTAATGATTATTGGTTGAACGTTGGCAAGTGGGTGGTCCTATGAGGGTTTGGCTCATAAATACTaactaatataatttttaatatatagTTAAACATATAGAAACAGttaaaacgtttttattttttaacggTTACACACGAAGGAGCAACCATATAATTATGCCTATATGATAtaccttaaaataaatatataaaaatattttttatttacatactAACAGTTGTAcacttatttaatattaaaatgaaaggGATTTAATATAAGAAATGAAaggtatttaatataaaaattaaagagatttaatataaaaaattaaagggatagttcacccaaacatgaaaattctcttgtcatttactcaccctcatgccattgcagatgtgtatgactttcttctgcagaaaacaaatgaagatatttagaagaatatttcagttctgtaggtccatacaatgcaagtgaatgggtgccaaaatgttgaagcatattcttcatgcatttcgccccctactgggcagggagaagaatttttagcaacaaatgacttaaatattggtctgtttctcaaccacacctattacattgcttcagaatatatggattaaaacaccggggtcgtatggattacttttattatgcctttatgtgctttttggaccattaCATTTGTGGCAATTTGCTTGgattgtctggacctacagagctgaaataatcttctaaaaatcataatttgtgttctgcagaagaaagtcatacacatctgggatggcatgagggtgagtaaataatgagagaactttcagttttgggtgaactatccatttaaataaaatgattaatgAAAACCaactatattattcattttttaaacatttagtaaaACATACAGATAAAACAGTTACATATGATGGATATTCAATACCATGTAAACATTCTtagtataaattaaaataataaaatgtctatttaccacccctggagtttgctatttcgaatcccagggcgtggtgagtgactccacccaaattggcctggttgctagggacggtagagtcacatggggtaaccttaaCTTGGTCACTAttatgtggttcgttctcggtggggcgcgtggtgagttgggcgtggatgccgcggtggatggggtgaagcctccacacccgCTATATCTCCgaggtaacgcactcaacaagccacgtgataagatgcgcgtggattgatggtctcagacatggaggcagctgggattcgtcctccaccacccggattgaggccaatcactacgcgaccacgaggacttaaaaagcacattgggaattggccatgccaaattgggagaaaaagggaaaccaaaaattatatttatcttCTTTAACCAAAGGCAGtccaatatttttttccatatacaTATTTAAAGAAAATCTTATTTccaaaagaatacattttttgacagattttttttctggTCATAGTAATCACTGAGTatgagacatttttatttaaacgtTACTGAGCAACGTCTTgtgacctaattaatattcatgagataaGCATTCGCCGTAGTAGGATTCGTAGCGTACATCCAGTTCGTGTGTACATCTGCAGATACATGTGAATTGTTATTTTGAACGATCCGCTAAAGAACATCTAGGTTCTTATGATTGGTCCAGACCACAAAAGGAACCCCCGATCCCCTCAACCACAGGGGCGTGTCCAGGGAGTGGCCTGGGGTGGCATGGGCTACCCCTGGAATCTGATTGGCCACCCCATGTGCCACCCCGTTATACTAACCTTTCGTTTATAGGTGCAATTCAGTCTTAAACCTGAGTGGCAGTAATGCGAAAGAGTAGTGTCTAGCCTGTCAAAAACTCAGAGAAAGTTTTTGATTTTGAGCGGGGCAGTTATCGTAGAGTACCAGCTGCCAATAAATCAACAGGAGAAGAAGAGCGTTTGGTCAAACACACGTCAAGAATTCTCAGAGATTCCGTGCTACATTTGGTCTTATCTCGCTAGTCGCTACTTACCGGTCACTCCTGAAAGATGTAAGTAGACTTGATAAACATACTGTGCCAGCGGTTAAAAAAGATTTAGCTGTAGTAAGCTAAAAAGTTCCCCCGTCCTTTTTGATTTCCATGATGCTTGCTAGCATACCTGTCGTCATTGTTTAGTTATTGTCAACGATGCTAACGCTAGCTATGTAATTTGACACAATGAATAACTATCATGATTGCTTACACGCGCAACCAGTCCGACCCACATTTGGAAAAAAACGCAATAGTGCATATCAGGCATTAGTTTTGCAATGATTAGGAAAGGTTTTTTCCATTAACTGTACGTAGTATTGTGTTCGTAAGctggtgaaatatttttttcctcataactgTAGTTGTTTACATCACTggcctcaaacctgaatgttcaGTTTTAATCAACTAAAGTGCCTGTAGCATTATTCTTATTTCTTAGCAGATTAGTTATTTAATGAGTCATGTGTTGAAACAAGTTTTTCATTAGgggagtcttttttttttgttgttgttgttgaaaagtAAGCTAGTGTGAGTTCCGGTCTCTCTGCTGGTAAGATTAATACAGTGTCTGTTCTTCTAAACAAATACTCTGTAAAAAGATCAACAATTTTGTCCAGAAAATACTTTGTCCCCAcaggcacatttattaaaaacattttggtaacactttatactgttactgtattgttttattttgtatgtagCCAACTATTggaagtacaattactttaagtAAAGTTTCGAAGATTTATATTAAATTTCCATGGTGCTACTCTGTTGCGTTGTGATTGGTAGgtctatttttcttttaaattaaacacaggaATGTCAGACAATGTAATGTTATTAATTAAGGTAGAGAGTCTTGCAGGTTCTGAAGCATAGATGCTATATCGGCTATTCTCTCCGCCACCTGTTACAGAACTCAAAATTTCCTCCTcgctgcaaaaagagcatttgttgaaaccaagctgccaaaacgactcgttctcttCTACAtcaacattgtgatgtcacactctGGAAAATATTTGTGACCGCCtctacaacaacacatcaacccCTATTTTACCTTAATACTTCAGTAACCCCGCCCAGTAGcggtgtaacagcttcttcccccaagccatcagactcctcaatactcaaagactagtttgacacacacacacacacgtgtcctgagttgcactttaattactgtcactttataactgtttgctacctaaataactgctatgtgcatagaacaatatcttatagtatgttatgtttacgtttttagaaactgtcatctttttgcactactgtgtactggtcggcgctgcactgtgtctattgtcctgttcattgtcagaaatttgttgtactgtcccatactttttgcacatgtttgcacatgcactttatataggtgtatatatataaatatatatatatatatatatatataggtattttatataggtattttatttcattgtgtagtctcatgtggtcctgtgttggtcctttgttgtttttatgtagcaccatggtcctggaggaacgttgtctcgttttgctgtgtactgtactaactgtatatggttgaaacgacaataaaaaccacttgacttaacttgacttgacattgagatggcaagtagagagaaagcaggtcagtcaagagcagagagccagtgggcgtttactgtcaagtcttaaaggagaagcagcaccaaaacgaGCATTTCTAacagagggtggaaaattatcatgttttataaatatatgactgtttttttttttaaaaaaaaaaactttactaatttCATAAGTGAACATCaatgaacatattaaaataataataaaaaaaaagtcatgacatgacccctttaaagttttAACATGTTGAAATGTGAATGAGATTTCAGAGTTTCGGTagaagattttcaatgaataactcTTATTTGGGtctgctcctcacacaaagctattgtatggcttcagaggacttggaatatatCACACAAGTTGTATAGCCTATTTTTTATGGTTTATTTATTAAGCTTGACAGCATCTGGTCACTACAGTATgctttcattaaatggaaaagaaGCAGTCTGTGTGAGTTAACCATAATAGAAATCTAAAATCAGTCCATTGGGTCCTGGCACTGTAAACAATTGGCCATGCCATCAGTGTAAGTCTCTATTTGAATGGTGATATTTTTGAATCCATATTCAGTCTGTAGTAGTTTGGTCATATCCATCAGAGCAGTCTGTGGGTTGGTCTGCTCATCTGAAAAATAATCCGGTCATTTGAGTTAAAACTACTTCACTTTTAGTAATGTTCCTGAATGTTagcaaatattaaaatacagCATATATCTTGCCTATGACAGTATGCACTGAGAGCTGTGTTTCACTCATGGTAAGCGACCACATgtgcagactgtgtgtagatctgACCCCTCCTACTGATAACAGAACGTCCTTCACAGAGTCAAAGTCAACACCACCAGGGACTCCTACCGATAGAAATTAACAAACAGCATACTCACGTGACAACCATTTCTATATTTGTGATTATACACAAATCACTTGCCTTCCATGAGTATTTTGATGATATCTTTCAAGATGGTGAATGTCGTTCCAAGCACAAGTATTGAAAACAGAAAAGTGCACATAGGGTCTGCTATTTTCCATTCAGGCTGTTTGGGCAGAAAGGCATCAtaaattcatgcatttttattgGGTTTTTGGTATTTATtgcatatacagtggccccaaaaggtGTCTGGACTCTTAAGACACACTTAAGTTAATTTTATTTGACAATATATGatggtatttattttaaagaaagattagTCCACTTTTcaggcaaaacatttcacaaaagagGTTTGTGAAGAAGAGAAAATCAACTTTTCAGTATGTCTAAAAAAAGGTTCCAAAGGTAACGATACCAACCcaaaagtaaatgatgattgCAGCAACCAGCACACCAAAACTTTGCAGTAGATCTCCCACTACGTGAATAAAAGCGGCCCTCACACTGGTGTTTCTGTGCCCTTCTGTGAGGCTGTGAGAGTGACCAGTGCCACTGTCCCGAgaagagggggcgtggctgtgacagtGGTGCCCCGGAGACTGATGAAGAATCAAAGCCAAtctgatatatataaaaaattaaaatgggaATGCTGTACAAGACAATATATTGCCCCTGCATGGGTTTCAAATTAAAGCTGCATCTATGTCATTTTTCTACCACTAATGGTGGCACACTCCCCCGTCTGCCATTGggtggacaaacagatagtcagtGTTCATGCTATTATTTTgctatatggagtggtggtggtgtagtggtctaagcaccataactggtaatcagaaggacactggctcaagccccacagccaccaccattgtgtccttgagcaaggcacttaactccaggttgctccggggggattgtccctgtaataagtaagtcgctttggataaaagtgtctgccaaatgcataaatgtaaatgtttgcgtCCAGATTTACTACCAATCTAATACAGAACTGAGGTTGTGGGGAATATACCCATAAGACCTTGGACAAAAGCTGCATATGTGGGCATTTAATTACTATACTAattatttaattagttatttttagtattattgatgttgttttactgtaaatagctGTTTCACAtaaagtcaccattagggtgattagtgttccaTTAGTGCACAAGTTAATATGCatagtggttga
The Xyrauchen texanus isolate HMW12.3.18 chromosome 22, RBS_HiC_50CHRs, whole genome shotgun sequence DNA segment above includes these coding regions:
- the fuca2 gene encoding plasma alpha-L-fucosidase, which codes for MHQCSVVALFLLFIGSCSCQYKPTWESLDSRPLPEWYDQAKFGIFIHWGVFSVPSYGSEWFWWYWQGKKFPSYVAFMVENYPPGFTYTDFAPQFRAEFFNPEDWVDIFASSGAKYIVLTTKHHEGFTLWGSKYSWNWNAVDVGPKRDLVDELSTALRANSDLHLGLYHSLFEWFHPLFKADAEKNFNTSSFPKAKTLPELYEIVSKYKPDLLWSDGDGDAPDYYWNSTGFLAWLYNESPVRDTVVTNDRWGKDCICNHGGYYTCNDRYNPGHLLKHKWENCMTIDQKSWGYRRDAKLSDYLTIEQLVKTLVETVSCGGNLLMNVGPTPDGRIIPIFEERLRQMGQWLKVNGEAIYNTSAWRVQNDTATPGVWYTARPKENAIYAIFLSWPSSGFIVLNDPIVSASKTKVVLLGNKELTWDSMSPTGLKVHLPQLSPSELPCSWAWTLRLTGAT
- the LOC127662670 gene encoding zinc transporter 2-like → MMNLDKVHLTRPHNALTDSLEHLGLLDHLDDDYLSTQFESERDTQASALQCHNLKDTSFKSQDKTQACRKLLITSLLCFIFMIGEVIGGYVAHSLAIMTDAAHLLTDFSSILISLFSVWISSRPPSKHLTFGWHRSEVLGALVSVLSIWVVTVVLVLFAVQRIFSDDYEVHSDVMLITAGCAMVLNIILALILHQSPGHHCHSHAPSSRDSGTGHSHSLTEGHRNTSVRAAFIHVVGDLLQSFGVLVAAIIIYFWPEWKIADPMCTFLFSILVLGTTFTILKDIIKILMEGVPGGVDFDSVKDVLLSVGGVRSTHSLHMWSLTMSETQLSVHTVIDEQTNPQTALMDMTKLLQTEYGFKNITIQIETYTDGMANCLQCQDPMD